tttagacgcagctgcagcaggcacttattttaagaagacacgtgatgcacacaggatcactcgatgcggatattttgaaatgatgaaccacacacattatgggctacatacatgttgtgatgaacttcacattgagcgccctcgaaaaaagaagtcaccggctgccactggtTTTAAGTAACCTAGAAGATTTTCATATTTGACTATGCCATGGattttaaacaacccagcattttttgtgtttatacGAGAGTATATTATTATATGATATGTTTCAACAATTACTATTTGTCTTTTGAAATCTGATAGCATTATTTAATgcacaataaacaaacatatcATCTCTGTCCTTCCGAAAGCAACTGCCGTATGTCTAAATGCACTTTTAttcaagaaaaagaaaaaacagtACTTTTAAATGATTACACACTGTGTTGTCTAAGTTACCAAGCACTTTTTAACTTTGTATTGTACAGAACCCATTGACAAACATAAAGGATGGATGAccaataataatgatttatgaCAAAATTTGGAGATATACGAAATTTCGGAAATGTCAGCGatgatattttaatatatgCTGTGAAAATGTACATTGCTCATTGTGAGCTTATGTCCactaatacataaaatattattaacaaaAAAACCTTACTGTAAATTTATGCCATTTTCTCAAATGTGATGTTTACTTCTGCACATAAAAGTTGAAAGCATTGTAATAATAAGTACATAAACTactataaaaaaatcatttttttgtcatttagaTAGTCGTGATGTGGAACTTCCAACACTGCTTCACTTCTCTGCTAAGTACGGTTTAAAGAAATTGACATCTTTGTTAATGCGGTGTCCTGGAGCTTTGCAGGCCTACAGCTTGATGAACAAAGATGGGGATTACCCAAACAAACTAGCAGAAAAGAGTGGCTTCTCTGATTTAAAACAGTTTATGGATGAATATGTTGTGAGTTCATTCCCTTCTATTTTTATAATGAAAATTTGTCTACATGCTTTATGTGCACAATAGCTTATGAATTCTGGTAAACTGAGTCaaccatttaaaaacaacttttggTCAGCATGTGCGAAACTAAATGATCTTGCTGTGTAAGACTTACAGTACTGatgcaacacattttttaatctTGAGAATGAGGATGTCTAGTGCATGTTACATTTGTGAGGGAAATTGAATGCTGTAATGTTTTATgctaaacttttttctttcataaAACCAACAAGGAAACAGTGGACATGGTTAAGGTCCATATGGAAGAGTCTCAGAACAGCCCTGGGGATGAAATCTATGAAGACATGTTGACAAAATCCCAAGAGTTTATCACAGGATTTGATAATGAGGACATTTATGAGTGTATGATAAAACTCAATCCTGAGATGAATTTGTATGAGGCACTCTTACTTATTAAAACTGtcataatttaacaattatacATATTTGTTGTTATTTCCTGACATTTATTGCAGTCATGAATTACACTCAAAAGTTGTGTTTGTTCAGTAAAAAGTGCACATCTTTTATAATTGGCAAAACAATGCATGTTTATTTATGatacattttaaacactgaTTGAAgtgttttaaatgataaagaaatTAATTAAATCAACAAAAAACGTTAGTGATTCAGCTTTTCGGTAGTCTACTTAGTATAGATAACAGATACAAAGTCACGTTTAttgcatgtaaatgcattttaagATGTTTCAAGTTTTCAGGCAAAGTCTAATGTATATTATGTTCACATAATCTATGTTTTTACAGATGAGGACCTAGAGAGTGTTATGGAAGACGCCAACCCAGAAGAGAGAATGCTGAGAAAGTTTTTTGAAGGTACTGGAAAACATCACTGACACCACATGTCActctatatttttataataacctCCAGATACCCTTCTGTTTGTCTGCCCTGATGTAGTACAGTGAATACTGTATAAATCTGTCTTtaccagggctttgaaccagaatttttcccaattggttcgttccgaacagaaacagtattttgaCGTTTCCGattttcggttcaaccctaaaattgacgttcctgatccggttagaacaaaaaaataaagttctcGAAatggttaataacgttccaggTCAGGTGTGGGACATTCagataagtaggctgatcattaggactttaaccttaaattattagtctacataattttccttaagtctctatcttgtcatcaaacattaaaaaggctacattatgtaagcggcataactgtaatcctgacatgcctacatttgttaagtgcacttaaacacgtgcacgcacacggaggacgaattccaaacaGCGCTTTGGTAAGAacatgcagcataaacagtcgctccacgtAAAGTtaaaattacgttgttttttagtgctttattcgccaaatgtattttaatggactacacactacagtatgagacacagtagcccaactctctctaaagtttatacATTAAGAGTTctggggccctatcttgcagccagcgcaattgactttgtcagtgacgcatatATAATTCGTATTTttcaccggcgcacagcgggtttttccctccacagacgcacgtcggcaaactagggaatgaacttgagctccctgggcggttcagcgcaaaaaaggaggcgtgttccggcgcaaaccatccctgatgctagtttgcagtttcaaaaaacaattgcgccactgacaaaaaaaactagtctaaagtcagtggcgcgttgtgCGTGgctcattatgctattttaagggcgcatgcttgaccataatatatagcgtgcacaacgcgcattgcttatctaatctacacagatgcaacagttatttttgcaaatcataaattgttacaataaaaaatattaacacatgagataagggataTCATAGTGGTGAgaattgtggtgatagtttttatttattgtgtggctgcgttaaaaaattctcatgcaaataacgagtaaaatattttcataagtttgttgtatggctgtattacgtttattttatgtaaataataattaaaatgttttcataagaaaccttaatgtatatgaacttgatttgtaagtgtactttggggttggaccttgcttgcgtttccgatttcaaagcccccaaaccctttaaggggtgagggtggacgcagcgatgtcctctgctggcgtcaggtcatgtgtagaggcagatccacctcctgttacacggcgtgcctgatttatgctggcaagcttgggattcccccgtcttctgacatcattgtagcgctttgcgcaacgatggggatgccagcttcgcacttgcgtttcagatcgttaaaaaaGGGCCCCTGATCTTTGAAGtgcatagggataatcacgtttaATTGGAGTttgaccggacacattcaaccacatgtgcgtatagaaaattgctcactttagcgcctttttgtggttaaattgtttaaaattacttaagtgttaacatttgcaggcctgtgaaacacatgcaaatgatcaactttcaccctattcaaatttgcgtattaatccatGCGAGCCAAACTGTGGGAcgtgatctgtacggatcacggatcaactgcgatccgttacaccactaattagtataaAAAAacttgagatacttggtagcctacaatatttacctcttatgattgagcattagagactttgACTTGAGTAGattacttgctggtggcaagcttctcatttctcagatgagtcaacgacgaccggaagtgaacttcaccatattgcacagaaatcttgacaaagaacgaaaaaaaataacggtattaactagtgatgcaccagtggatcggccgccgatattcatcggcatatcggcaatagcatgagaaaggccgataccgattgtttattaattaaccgcataaaggcaatgagttgcatgtctgttgttcaattaaaatgatttaatgttctggtgtgcactatacttaagcaccgacagaatacctttgttgagctggctcaaatgtcttggacaataaaagaaacaaactgCACTTTACTGGGGGAAAAGAAGtcaactttttttgaagtagcaatatttatatggtcagttgaatgttaattagatccaatccatgttcggtaaaaataatttgatgcagaaataaactagctaatagaccaactgtatagtattgtacaCAAGTGTTTAATACCGGCAACGGTATCgcccagaagttgtctgtttaaatcggtatcgatATCGGCCccaaaatcctatcggtgcatccctagtattaaccggttaccattactttaaataaacgattctgttccggaacgtatatatatttttttcgttacggaacttttttatttttcgtttctgttccttgcaaacaacaaaagtttctggttttcctTTTCGTTCCGTGAAtcggttcaaagccttggtcTTTACCCAATTGTATAAAAGCATGAAACTTTGTTACTTAGAGATATTTACAATATTAGCATTGTTTTATTGTAACACCTGGGATGATAGGGAATCAACTgaaactttattattatatcaaTGTTATTAACATGCAACCTGGTAACAAACctgacataaataaatacattttaacattgtaaaaatgatatcaaatcaaaatttttatattactttaaaaggggcatttcacaagacttttttaagatgtaaaataaatctttggtgtcgcCAGAGTAggcatgtgaagttttagctcaaaataccatctagataatttattatagcatgttaaaatttccactttataggtgtgagccaaaatgtgccatttttgggtgtgctcttttaaatgcaaatgagctgatatctacactaaatggcagtgctgtggttgaatggtgcagattaagaggcggtatCATCACCATTTGACATCACGAGTGGAGCcaaatgacctattttttcacatgcttgcagagaatggtttaccaaaactaagttactgggttgatctgttgcacattttctaggttgatacaagcactggggacccaattatagcactgaaACAaacaaagtctgattttcatgatgtcTTCTTTAACTTCTATAACTTAAtttgtcaaaacttaaaatagtaggttgaattgacttacaAAACTAAGTTTTGCGTTTTTATGGAGTGTATACATTGCAAATATTACTATTAATTTTGAGCTAATTATTGATTACTATTGGCCTACTAAGCTTCAATCTCCTTTGATTCTTATTTAGCAAAACCTGGCAAGTGTTTACAGTCTGAACCTACGGTAAACAACGGAGAATTACCTGATATGGATGGTGAATACCATGACATGGGCGTTGACCCAGAAGTTTATGGTGAattggaggaggaggaggatcCGTACAATCCATGCTTCCCAGATGATGTTTATGATGTTGTGGAACCGCATCCCAACGTTCCTGAGCTTCTCAATCGACCACCTGCACCCATTCCAAGACCGGTCCATAAACAAAATCCTGAGGAGAATGCCACTTACATTTCTAAAGGTACAAACCGTGTCCTTTTACGCTTTTACAGTAAACAGCGTGTGGAGTGGATCTAAGGTATTTTTaatgaagaaattatttttttttacgttttacagtgttttcgcTTAATAAAGACCCTCCTCTATACTCTGTAAGCAAAAGGCCAGAAAAGGATATTTGTACAGGTATGCAACTTTCTTGCGTCTGAATGTAATGGAAAGTGTTTGGGGTTAGATTACGTtgaaagtaaaatataaaaactatatTCTCATCCTGGTAGCACCTGCACGGCTGGTGAGAGACAGGGAAATGAGCAGTGACTATGACCCATATGCTGGCATGAAGACTCCCGGACAAAGGCAGCTCATCTCTCTACAGGAAAGAGTGAAGGTGGGTGAGCTGACCGTTGAAGAGGCTGTTCACGAGTTCAAGGCTTGGCAGTTTGATCAAGACGGAAGATCGCATTCTCTCCGTTATCAGCAGGAAAATATAGTCAAAATATATTGAAATGTAATGACGAAAAGAGTTCTTTTGTAACCCTTTAAAATTACTCAGACAACTGGTTTAACCTTGCAAATGTGTGTCCATTTATCTCAAAAGGAAAATTTACAGAAGTTAAGAGACAGCATCACCCGACGCTGTCGAACCAAAGGAACGACGGGTAATCCATTTGTACTATATAAATCTTTCAACATGGAGTTCTGTCATACCATACACcacattttttgtattatttgtttttgtatagAGAAATTAATCTTTAAATTCATGAGACTCAAAATAGAAATTTTCATCTGACTCTTTCTGTCTTTTCATTAGAGCTTATGATTACAGCGCCAATGCAAACAAACGTTCATTGGGTGCCTAATAAGAACATAAATTGCTCGGTGTATGAATCTACACCTCGTTCGATTACCCAACCCCCTCCTGTGAGCAGACCGCTGCAGAGAGGAAGCTGGCAGACAGGAAGCACCTCAAGCACTTCTAGTATGTCACAAAATAACTTCTATAATCTTTTGCAAAAAATACCATCTGAAAGTGAAAGTCATCACGTTTCACAGCTCATACTAGATCTATTTTGATAAAGcacttaatatgttttttaatggAGACTGAATGACTGATGAAGTAAAGTTTTTTGATCAGAAGCATCCAGACATGGTCTTGGATGGCCACTTCCTGCTAAGCTTAGTTTAAACACACCTGTAATTTTCAAGTCCTACCAAACATTATATTCTAATGATATAAatataagtatatatatatatatatatatatatatattagggatgcaccgatatgaagattttggccgataccgataactgataactctttatatttgggggccgataaccgatatatataggccgataaatatacatattaatttcacaatgaaaaactcccagaccgcagagatcttgtctttgcgctagactagcatacccttcttaagcccgcaacatgtgtcatcttcgtgctatgtgacagaaagcaccaatcaaaactccacatggccagcaatgagcaagtgaagcggttcaacaaaccaaaataatccataatttatttgcttttatttatcggcctaattttgctatcagaccgataaccgataatgttaaaaataagcagttatcggccgataaacgatatatatatatataatcagctagtttatgtttgtttatacCATGGTCTGTTTAAATTctcgattctgattggctggaaggTGTGCATTAAAACCGTTTAATGCACAGGTAGTTCTAGTCAGTTTGATTACAATTAGAAATTAATCTGCTACTATAAACATTGGTAACCATAGTAACACAGTTACACTTgcagagagagtgagcgagcgagcgagacaTAAGTGCATCTCTCTTTAAAGTGTGCAGGTTTTATTTCAGCACTACTTTATTTAAAGCGGATGGAGTGCGAGCCTTAACTTAAGAAAATGACTGTAATTTTTACCCGTCTGTTaaaaaattacactgtaaacattAATAACAGCTTTAACTTGGCAAATAACCAAGGTATAAGCGGGATAATTCACGGCTAGCCATGCTACGCGTCGGGTGGTTCTTCGCCTCTACGTCGTGCATTAAAACCctttaatgcatggctagcCGTGGTTTATCCCTTACTTGATCAAGCTTGGATCTGAAATTTGCAGAACGTTGCTTTTCAACGTTGCTTTTCATTAGTACTGGTGCTAAAAAATAAGatctcttaaaggtgcagtgtgtaatttttagaaggatttcttgacagaaatgcaaaataatatacaaaactgtattatcaggggtgtaataaagacctttcataatgaaccgttatgtgtttattaccttaaaacgagacctttttatctacatacaccaagggtccccttacatggaagtcgccattttgtgccaccatgtttctacagaagctcttaacggataattttttaagttgtctccgatgatgacatgtttgtccggtggcggctaccgtagcttctctgtgtgtttcaaaagcggtgagcagtggactaagccgtggttgcaattcgcaaccttaccattagatgctgctaaaatttacacactgcacctttaaaacttaaaaaaaattctctttaaaaatcttaaaacGCACACATTGTTACAAGTCAATTGAATTTAAAAGATGCTCTGTAGTGCATGGTGTAAAATTTAATGTTTGTCTCGAGTAGGTAGTAGCAGTCACAGATTGAGCATTCAGAGCACGGTCAGCTCCAGCAGCGGAGCAGAAGGAGAATGTGAGGTAAGCTTATTTTAGAgtttttaaaacaaagaaaGTATGATTATGATAATTGTCAACTTCATCCATTATTCAACGTCCTTATGCTTTATTCATGAAATGTTTTACATCAGGACAACGTCGCTGTCCATCTGAAAAATCTCATATCTCCGTATTTTCTGATTTTCATTTCATAAACTTTTATTATGCATCACCCTTTACGTTTCTCAGTGGGTTTTGCAAATATTTatctaataaaatgtattaaaaaattgCTTGTCAACTTGGACAACACAGTGTGAAATCATGTAATCATTTtctgtttattgaaaatgagtgAATTTGGACATACAAGCTTTTAGAAGAACAGCAACGATATAATACAAAACGAATTTCATGATTTTCAGATAGAAAAAACAGGCACAAtcttatatgtgaccctgtctgtgaaaatccagctaaagttatttttagtgatttttgGTTTTCTACATgaaatcatcttacataatgtaaagtacatgttgtgaaaatataaccttgatatctttaatacggAATGAGTAGGTCATCTcacagattgaaatcaaacttgttGATTTAGTGATTAGTTGCTCCTAATCTcagattataagactttagcctgggTTTCACAGAAAGGGTCACAAATTGATTCTGTTTGACCTCTCTTATGTGTTTACTGGTTTGGTTTAAGGAACCTCCGGATATTCCGCTCCCTCCACGGCCCACTCGCCCTGCAGCAGATAGTCCACCTGTGCTCCCTCCACCCAGAGTCCCACCACGACTACCAGAGCGGTAAGAGTTTCAAATGGCTTGATCATAAGATACAGCTGCTAAGAGATAGATCGATTAAACCAGTTTTGCAGATTAATCGGCACCGATAGTTAATTGGTGGAACAATCGGCTTTTGGCAAAAGATGCATGGCGAAAGTTTACCGAGTTGCGTCCGTTTCTTCATATCTTTATAAAGTAATTCATTTGCTGAACAGATGCTGCATTAGCAGAGAAGCAACAGCAGGAACCCAAGTTTGCCGTCAAGGCTGACAGGATGCTAATATTAGTAGTACCTCAAACACATGCAGATAAATCCAACCCAAGTGTTTAATGTCATGATTATTACCATTAATTTGCATAGTTTATATCCAGCTGGTTACTTTTATCCATGATTTTTATCCATATTAACCATAAGTAAATAACAAGAAAAAGCTAActatattataatttatattatatatactataATATAAATACGCAGCTGTTGGCTACGTTAACATATCCAACAAATCAAATCTGAAttcagttattttttattaactgCAATAcatcttttgttattttgattaGATAATCATTAAGTGCtaagaagtaaaaaaagtactacacatatatacatttatgtaatttcaatTTAACCAGTGGGAGTATTTACTTCAGTACTTCTTATtcagtggcgtgtttaccattttgggggccctaagcaatgTCCAAGAACCGGGGCCCCCcatttttcatttgaattgcacAACAATAATATTCAGTATATAAAATTAAGACATTTGCAAGCAAAAGATATCTGAGAGAGGCGtataacaattttttaaacaaGAATTTTTTGCTTGCAAATGTCTTACAGCAATGTAATTAATACTGCAACTTCAGTGTCTGATATCTTACTAAAAAACTAAATGAGGAAAAAGAGGAAGCATTAGATTATGATTCAGACTGATCTAACAAACTGAACTAACAAACACCAGCAAACAACATTGTAAGTTGGTTATTGCTTGAATTTATGGATGGGAATCACATAACTCTCAtgtttgcaaaaacaaacttactgTGAGATACAACAAGCATATAGACTAGACATACACTAAAGATGAGATTTTAATGACAATGATGAGATACAGAATATGATTTATGCATTTTTGACGTGATTTAAACCCCTATGTGGTGTATTTATCATGTTTATACCTGTACGTGTGGAACAAAAGATGCGTGTCACTGATCAAACCAAACCACCAATCACAGGTGTGAAGCCTTTAAAGTAAACTTGACCATCGAGtgaatgttgtgcagttatgAGAGCACAGAGAGAGTATATTAAAACCCCCAAGCCCGCGGGGCCCCATGCAATTGCGTGGTTTGCAAGGTGCGTAAACACGCCACTGTTCTTATTAATGTAAcgaatatatttttattttcagcactgtttcacttgttttatgtttgttttttatccaGTTTCCATTTTAAAAACTATCGGTCAAATAATTATCGGCAAGCAGGGACTTAGTTATTGGTATGAGTAAAATCCattatcggtcgacctctacagCTGCTGTATCAGTCTTAGAAAATGTGTTTAGTTTCTTGGTCATAGTAAAGGGCTGTTTTAACTACAGCTTAAAAACAGGTGTGAAAGTTAAAACAGCGTATGCCAATAGTAAAGGATATTTTGTGGTTTGGAATGATCATACTCTCAAAATGTTATTGCAAGACGTACCTAATGCACCAGATGTTTAGATAAAACTTAGTAGGTGAAGCACAGTTAAACGCTACACCTCTTCATGTGACAAACCACAGCATCAAAAACTCTTCCAACCACGAAGTCAGGTTCCACTTAGCTTAACTTTCCATCATGTGTACAAACATCTTACTTTAAATCTTGAAGATAAAATGTGGGTTATAAAATGCACTACATTTTCAGA
This Misgurnus anguillicaudatus chromosome 11, ASM2758022v2, whole genome shotgun sequence DNA region includes the following protein-coding sequences:
- the pik3ap1 gene encoding phosphoinositide 3-kinase adapter protein 1 isoform X1; the protein is MWNQSTPIRFHICPCVFLHSSGKAHPGQSTMCEVLIVHTCEASEWADYLKQILTASCSFLEDSIVLYNINENILLKSQELFGSCKCVIPLLSAEFMDMQNDPETLDTFQDFFQPPHKVVAFLCGLSETEISQGYFEHWQYWRKLSSDDEPSVYVSTVLECINDGSIDANCQEIDNIQLEEQRDPQDDKDDFIFPDIPEDLPLPDEIEQPNDDDVGPTEPASLNVSEPSLEDQPCLTIQPDRVLRGTCVNIYIIMMKNLDDEDGLEVEFSSEHSTAKRMPATLVNKCIVTVQSPDMPAGIVSVTLYKNDSAVCSSTVTYYTEMEEICTYLEKMSDPMQFMCQAFNITSNVPESLDILLADCLKKRMPLCGLEMFSQVEQENTTGNSRDVELPTLLHFSAKYGLKKLTSLLMRCPGALQAYSLMNKDGDYPNKLAEKSGFSDLKQFMDEYVETVDMVKVHMEESQNSPGDEIYEDMLTKSQEFITGFDNEDIYECMIKLNPEMNLYEALESVMEDANPEERMLRKFFEAKPGKCLQSEPTVNNGELPDMDGEYHDMGVDPEVYGELEEEEDPYNPCFPDDVYDVVEPHPNVPELLNRPPAPIPRPVHKQNPEENATYISKVFSLNKDPPLYSVSKRPEKDICTAPARLVRDREMSSDYDPYAGMKTPGQRQLISLQERVKVGELTVEEAVHEFKAWQFDQDGRSHSLRYQQENLQKLRDSITRRCRTKGTTELMITAPMQTNVHWVPNKNINCSVYESTPRSITQPPPVSRPLQRGSWQTGSTSSTSIGSSSHRLSIQSTVSSSSGAEGECEEPPDIPLPPRPTRPAADSPPVLPPPRVPPRLPERNAESALHERYVSNPSRAIPPVTPQRPMPPPPIPRRTW
- the pik3ap1 gene encoding phosphoinositide 3-kinase adapter protein 1 isoform X2; the protein is MWNQSTPIRFHICPCVFLHSSGKAHPGQSTMCEVLIVHTCEASEWADYLKQILTASCSFLEDSIVLYNINENILLKSQELFGSCKCVIPLLSAEFMDMQNDPETLDTFQDFFQPPHKVVAFLCGLSETEISQGYFEHWQYWRKLSSDDEPSVYVSTVLECINDGSIDANCQEIDNIQLEEQRDPQDDKDDFIFPDIPEDLPLPDEIEQPNDDDVGPTEPASLNVSEPSLEDQPCLTIQPDRVLRGTCVNIYIIMMKNLDDEDGLEVEFSSEHSTAKRMPATLVNKCIVTVQSPDMPAGIVSVTLYKNDSAVCSSTVTYYTEMEEICTYLEKMSDPMQFMCQAFNITSNVPESLDILLADCLKKRMPLCGLEMFSQVEQENTTGNSRDVELPTLLHFSAKYGLKKLTSLLMRCPGALQAYSLMNKDGDYPNKLAEKSGFSDLKQFMDEYVETVDMVKVHMEESQNSPGDEIYEDMLTKSQEFITGFDNEDIYECMIKLNPEMNLYEALESVMEDANPEERMLRKFFEAKPGKCLQSEPTVNNGELPDMDGEYHDMGVDPEVYGELEEEEDPYNPCFPDDVYDVVEPHPNVPELLNRPPAPIPRPVHKQNPEENATYISKVFSLNKDPPLYSVSKRPEKDICTAPARLVRDREMSSDYDPYAGMKTPGQRQLISLQERVKVGELTVEEAVHEFKAWQFDQDGRSHSLRYQQENLQKLRDSITRRCRTKGTTELMITAPMQTNVHWVPNKNINCSVYESTPRSITQPPPVSRPLQRGSWQTGSTSSTSSSSSHRLSIQSTVSSSSGAEGECEEPPDIPLPPRPTRPAADSPPVLPPPRVPPRLPERNAESALHERYVSNPSRAIPPVTPQRPMPPPPIPRRTW
- the pik3ap1 gene encoding phosphoinositide 3-kinase adapter protein 1 isoform X3, whose protein sequence is MCEVLIVHTCEASEWADYLKQILTASCSFLEDSIVLYNINENILLKSQELFGSCKCVIPLLSAEFMDMQNDPETLDTFQDFFQPPHKVVAFLCGLSETEISQGYFEHWQYWRKLSSDDEPSVYVSTVLECINDGSIDANCQEIDNIQLEEQRDPQDDKDDFIFPDIPEDLPLPDEIEQPNDDDVGPTEPASLNVSEPSLEDQPCLTIQPDRVLRGTCVNIYIIMMKNLDDEDGLEVEFSSEHSTAKRMPATLVNKCIVTVQSPDMPAGIVSVTLYKNDSAVCSSTVTYYTEMEEICTYLEKMSDPMQFMCQAFNITSNVPESLDILLADCLKKRMPLCGLEMFSQVEQENTTGNSRDVELPTLLHFSAKYGLKKLTSLLMRCPGALQAYSLMNKDGDYPNKLAEKSGFSDLKQFMDEYVETVDMVKVHMEESQNSPGDEIYEDMLTKSQEFITGFDNEDIYECMIKLNPEMNLYEALESVMEDANPEERMLRKFFEAKPGKCLQSEPTVNNGELPDMDGEYHDMGVDPEVYGELEEEEDPYNPCFPDDVYDVVEPHPNVPELLNRPPAPIPRPVHKQNPEENATYISKVFSLNKDPPLYSVSKRPEKDICTAPARLVRDREMSSDYDPYAGMKTPGQRQLISLQERVKVGELTVEEAVHEFKAWQFDQDGRSHSLRYQQENLQKLRDSITRRCRTKGTTELMITAPMQTNVHWVPNKNINCSVYESTPRSITQPPPVSRPLQRGSWQTGSTSSTSIGSSSHRLSIQSTVSSSSGAEGECEEPPDIPLPPRPTRPAADSPPVLPPPRVPPRLPERNAESALHERYVSNPSRAIPPVTPQRPMPPPPIPRRTW